Proteins from a genomic interval of Calypte anna isolate BGI_N300 chromosome 19, bCalAnn1_v1.p, whole genome shotgun sequence:
- the PIMREG gene encoding LOW QUALITY PROTEIN: uncharacterized protein PIMREG (The sequence of the model RefSeq protein was modified relative to this genomic sequence to represent the inferred CDS: inserted 3 bases in 2 codons), translated as MVSVLQNVKAAMSWRKHQLLADFDDNDSPVPNKFKRRPSLNSLNTMRMSLRNRVPLKQVDQNFHKTTTCENLEAKQNGQTLQRIKRKAKNAFGTVSQKIQKSCQNQVHLIVTLPAESISPSCATSSTKKSSTTPQTPCLKSVTPATSYKGTPTSSKRALLGPTRVLQHREWRGFSSCLHKDPVPLRRSRRASAMKSSYSSPAPANRKIEFDSELELFSSGIFQXEAFDEAIVQEDRQHAVSNYYXLMAQNLQSARRSQKLSRIIRRQAKQLHQALGT; from the exons ATGGTATCTGTGCTTCAAAATGTCAAGGCAGCAATGTCCTGGAGGAAACACCAGCTCCTAGCTGACTTTGATGACAATGACAGTCCTGTACCAAACAAATTCAAGAGAAGGCCTTCTTTGAATTCTCTCAATACCATGCGTATGTCTCTAAGGAATCGAGTGCCATTAAAGCAAGTAGACCAGAATTTTCATAAGACTACAACTTGTGAAAATCTGGAAGCAAAACAGAATGGCCAAACTCTTCAGCGtatcaaaagaaaagcaaaaaatgcttttggaaCAGTATCCCAG aaaatacagaagtctTGCCAAAACCAAGTACATTTGATAGTGACACTTCCAGCTGAATCAATCAGCCCAAGTTGTGCAACCAGTTCTaccaagaaaagcagcactaCACCTCAAACTCCTTGCCTTAAGAGTGTTACTCCAGCAACCAGTTATAAAGGCACCCCAACATCCAGCAAAAGAGCCTTGCTTGGCCCAACAAGGGTGTTGCAACATAGAGAATGGAGGGGTTTCTCATCCTGCCTTCATAAAGATCCTGTCCCTCTTCGGAGATCAAGAAGAGCATCAGCAATGAAGAGCTCTTATtcatcccctgctcctgctAACAGAAAGAT AGAGTTTGATTCTGAGTTGGAGCTGTTCTCCTCAGGGATTTTCC TAGAAGCATTTGATGAAGCCATTGTGCAAGAAGACAG GCAACACGCAGTATCAAACTACTA TCTCATGGCACAAAACTTACAGTCTGCGCGTCGATCTCAAAAACTTTCTCGAATTATCAGAAGGCAAGCAAAGCAACTTCATCAAGCACTTGGTACCTAG
- the FBXO39 gene encoding F-box only protein 39, whose protein sequence is MEDYGEPDESSWAYLPDVCLRHIFHWLDNRDRSQAALVCKKWNWAMHSGTLWRSRAITFYGRPSRAYSLETKSALWYVKKYGKYLEHLEIKLSNPPNTTFTQKFQVTVRGLLSHLAKCNSRLLSLSIKCLEFDRWIWKNVVRARFIKNLGTFLKRMSKQLDYLNLKGARVTLEEGCELLNSLSCLTNKSFISEISIEDFFCINLPVYRSTLFHQTISKFHSLVTLTLNYSCISDEVLDILQEHSAHSLCTLNIKCHVHDPHRQHVWGLSWANLAKRAPRLNVNFLFERVMKHDELYRILLAEIPVRSISLRSCYFSHPDWIMRPTLTNLLPAYCHVLQELTLELNNVHELLDDELLQLILSCKRLLFLKVWAYLSVTFMETLLQNRAERKCILTTIKVRIYTRHQETNEENQLLGDIHRKFRYLIDSELNYFVTIYPMV, encoded by the exons ATGGAAGACTATGGTGAACCTGATGAGAGCTCCTGGGCTTATCTACCTGATGTCTGTCTGAGACATATCTTCCATTGGTTAGACAACAGGGACAGATCTCAGGCTGCTTTGGTCTGTAAAAAATGGAACTGGGCCATGCACTCAGGAACCCTTTGGAGAAGCAGAGCTATTACATTCTATGGCCGACCATCAAGGGCATACAGCCTAGAGACTAAGAGTGCATTGTGGTATGTAAAAAAATATGGCAAGTATCTGGAGCATCTTGAGATCAAGTTATCAAATCCTCCCAATACTACCTTTACCCAAAAATTTCAAGTGACTGTGAGAGGTCTTCTTTCACACCTGGCTAAGTGTAACAGTCGCCTGCTATCCCTAAGTATCAAGTGCTTGGAATTTGACCGCTGGATCTGGAAAAATGTGGTGAGAGCTCGGTTTATCAAGAACTTGGGTACCTTCCTGAAAAGAATGAGTAAACAGCTTGATTATCTCAACTTAAAAGGAGCAAGAGTAACCTTGGAAGAAGGCTGTGAACTTCTGAATTCTCTGAGCTGCTTGACAAACAAAAGTTTTATATCTGAAATCAGTATAGAGGATTTCTTCTGCATCAACCTTCCTGTCTACAGGAGCACCTTGTTCCACCAAACTATATCCAAGTTCCACAGCCTGGTCACGCTGACTTTGAATTACAGCTGTATCTCTGATGAAGTGCTGGACATCCTGCAGGAGCACAGTGCTCATTCCCTGTGCACCTTGAATATCAAATGTCATGTCCATGACCCTCATAGGCAACATGTGTGGGGATTGTCATGGGCAAACTTGGCCAAAAGAGCCCCCAGACTGAATGTGAACTTCTTATTTGAAAGAGTAATGAAGCATGATGAACTTTACAGGATCCTGCTAGCAGAGATCCCAGTCAGGAGCATAAGTCTACGGAGCTGCTATTTCAGTCACCCAGACTGGATAATGAGACCAACCCTCACCAACCTCCTCCCAGCCTACTGCCATGTTCTGCAG GAATTAACACTTGAACTAAACAATGTCCATGAGCTGCTGGATGATGAGCTTCTGCAGCTCATCTTATCATGCAAGAGGTTGTTATTTCTGAAAGTCTGGGCATATCTAAGTGTTACCTTTATGGAGACGCTGCTACAAAACCGTGcagaaaggaaatgcattttgaCAACCATAAAG GTCAGGATTTACACACGCCACCAAGAGACCAATGAGGAGAATCAGCTGTTGGGTGATATTCACAGGAAGTTCAGATACCTGATTGACTCAGAGCTTAATTATTTTGTCACCATCTACCCAATGGTGTAA
- the TEKT1 gene encoding tektin-1, with protein sequence MARLLQAPPKFHPSEWDLANKMQCASTESQKSRSERMTAESQRLLDEIETTTKRTRSDVNKKIEQRQEEIKFWKQELDNKLEQIFDETEVLLTFKTRLEKSLESCKEPLIIAQKCLLNRQGRVGIDLVHDEVEQELVKEVEVLQGVIALLGRTLEQTNEQIRLNRSAKYNLEMDLKDKFTALTIDDYCASLTNNTPDIRYADNAVKIEGNFISPEDWIDFSNINVEKADKQRNNSLALRALIGGILSQTANDMRKQYETVNAAFRNRVKEVKDAKHKLETLLAMVMDETASQEKNIAALKKAIADKEGPAKVAETRLEARNHRPNVELCYDTVQYRLISEVQEIAKNIQRLKDTLAQAETELKGLRRRQLSLEEEIQVKENSLYIDEVLCMQMRESVYIHSF encoded by the exons ATGGCCAGACTGTTGCAAGCTCCACCCAAGTTTCATCCCTCAGAATGGGACCTTGCAAACAAGATGCAGTGTGCCAGTACAGAGTCTCAGAAATCCAGGTCAGAGCGCATGACAGCTGAGAGTCAGAGGTTGCTGGACGAAATAGAAACGACAACTAAGAGAACTCGAAGTGATGTCAACAAGAAAATAG AACAGagacaggaagaaataaaattctggaAGCAAGAATTAGATAACAAACTCGAACAAATTTTTGATGAGACAGAGGTGCTCTTGACTTTCAAGACTAGGCTGGAGAAATCTTTGGAGAGCTGCAAAGAACCACTCATCATTGCCCAAAAGTGTCTCCTGAACAG GCAGGGGCGTGTTGGAATTGACTTGGTGCATGATGAAGTGGAACAAGAACTGGTGAAGGAAGTTGAAGTCCTCCAGGGGGTTATTGCTTTGCTTGGACGTACATTGGAACAAACCAATGAACAAATCAG ACTAAACCGTTCAGCAAAATACAACCTGGAAATGGATCTAAAGGACAAATTCACAGCTTTGACAATTGATGATTACTGTGCTAGCTTGACAAACAACACTCCTGATATCAGATACGCTGACAATGCGGTGAAAATCGAAGGAAA TTTCATCAGCCCTGAAGACTGGATAGATTTCTCAAACATAAATGTTGAAAAAGCTGACAAGCAGAGAAATAATTCTTTGGCTCTGAGGGCACTGATTGGTGGCATCCTCTCACAGACAGCAAATGATATGCGCAAGCAATATGAGACAGTGAATGCTGCGTTTAGAAACAGGGTGAAGGAAGTCAAGGATGCCAAACACAAGCTGGAGACACTCCTTGCAATG GTGATGGATGAGACTGCCTCACAGGAAAAGAACATTGCAGCCTTAAAGAAAGCAATTGCTGATAAAGAAGGACCTGCTAAAGTGGCTGAAACTCGCCTGGAAGCAAGAAACCATCGCCCCAATGTGGAATTGTGTTACGACACAGTGCAATACAGGCTGATTAGTGAAGTTCAAGAGATTGCAAAAAATATACAAAG ACTAAAAGacacactggcacaggctgaaACAGAGCTGAAAGGTCTGAGACGCCGACAGCTCTCCTTGGAGGAAGAGATCCAGGTCAAGGAGAATTCATTGTACATTGATGAAGTGCTCTGCATGCAAATGAGAGAGTCTGTTTACATTCACAGCTTCTGA